One genomic window of Monodelphis domestica isolate mMonDom1 chromosome 1, mMonDom1.pri, whole genome shotgun sequence includes the following:
- the LOC107649291 gene encoding endogenous retrovirus group K member 7 Env polyprotein-like, with protein MLVGDSLHIFQNKQGLYEIKCVNCHLHQCIDSTHKNSYIAIMFQPPLMWLPVNLTETWASTPTIHIVQKAFNTILHQFKRMVLAFIGAVVTIVAMITSLTTATVALTTSIQNQGFIQEIVSNSSELWHTQQSVDLAFKDELETLKDVVFWLGKEIEALHTRITFPCHFNQTGYCITPLPYGNVSYGWHTVVEHIRGAWGRHNSTLDVIKLQQEINKLDQIVYEQEAEKIASQWEATLTSLDPRNWFGRINLMSICSIIIFILIIIGLLILWRKGYINRAFIRNMQPDVALSRDPHTVSHVDIELQPLNK; from the coding sequence ATGTTAGTAGGAGATAGTCTTCATATTTTTCAAAACAAACAAGGATTGTATGAGATCAAATGCGTTAATTGTCACTTACATCAATGCATTGATTCCACACATAAGAACTCATACATAGCCATAATGTTCCAGCCACCTTTGATGTGGTTACCGGTGAATCTTACAGAGACATGGGCATCTACTCCCACCATACATATTGTACAAAAAGCATTTAATACCATTTTACATCAATTCAAAAGAATGGTATTGGCATTCATAGGTGCAGTAGTGACCATTGTCGCTATGATAACATCACTAACCACAGCAACTGTTGCATTAACTACCTCTATACAAAACCAAGGATTTATACAAGAAATTGTATCTAACTCATCTGAATTGTGGCATACTCAGCAAAGTGTTGACTTAGCATTTAAAGATGAACTAGAAACATTAAAAGATGTTGTATTTTGGCTAGGAAAAGAGATTGAAGCTTTACATACTAGAATTACTTTTCCTTGTCATTTTAATCAAACAGGTTATTGTATTACACCTCTACCATATGGCAATGTTTCCTATGGTTGGCACACTGTAGTGGAACACATAAGAGGTGCTTGGGGACGTCATAACAGCACGTTGGATGTTATAAAACTTCAACAAGAAATTAATAAGTTAGACCAAATTGTATACGAACAGGAAGCTGAAAAAATTGCATCCCAATGGGAAGCAACTCTAACTTCCTTGGATCCCAGAAATTGGTTCGGTAGGATTAACTTGATGAGCATTTGCTCTATAATAATATTCATACTGATAATTATTGGTTTATTAATACTTTGGAGAAAAGGTTACATAAATAGGGCTTTTATCAGAAATATGCAACCAGATGTGGCCCTATCTCGTGATCCTCACACTGTATCCCATGTTGATATTGAACTACAACCACTCAATAAGTAA